In one Solanum dulcamara chromosome 1, daSolDulc1.2, whole genome shotgun sequence genomic region, the following are encoded:
- the LOC129885108 gene encoding cold and drought-regulated protein CORA-like: MKVNNSQIILLALLCASLFLASALAVDETKATNEGQLNAATQDHRGGGDRHGGGGGYHGGGGHGGGGHHGGGGHGGGGHHGGGGHGGGGHGGGAYKQNEVNRP, translated from the exons ATGAAGGTAAATAATAGCCAAATTATTCTGCTAGCACTTTTATGTGCTTCACTTTTTCTTGCTTCAGCTCTAGCAGTTGATGAGACTAAAG cAACAAATGAAGGCCAACTAAATGCTGCAACACAAGACCACCGCGGTGGAGGCGATCGTCATGGTGGTGGCGGCGGTTATCATGGCGGTGGAGGCCATGGAGGCGGCGGTCATCATGGTGGTGGAGGCCACGGAGGCGGCGGTCATCATGGTGGTGGAGGCCACGGAGGTGGTGGTCATGGAGGCGGGGCCTACAAGCAAAATGAAGTCAACCGCCCTTAA
- the LOC129897932 gene encoding uncharacterized protein LOC129897932 has product MSASWLFSTPCSKLNYHLCRHRRRNHRLIFSPSFLFSGTGKQMATTNSASVGAFTTLKERVTFEKEIKKSKFIAISGHIPDEGSAQSFLSEVRDPRATHNCWAYKVGEQYRTNDDGEPSGTAGKPIHSAIASSGLDRIMVVIIRHFGGIKLGTGGLVRAYGGVAAECLRNAPTCLIKSKVPMGLEVPFELLGVLYHQLQSFQAEDIKQDYDTGKDGVTMVTFKVDFDRAQGLEEAIKANCSRDIVFYKR; this is encoded by the exons ATGTCTGCTTCTTGGTTATTTTCCACTCCTTGTTCGAAGCTGAATTACCACCTCTGCCGCCACCGCCGCCGTAACCACCGCCTGATTTTCTCGCCGTCGTTCTTATTTTCCGGCACCGGAAAACAAATGGCCACCACTAACAGCGCCAGCGTCGGTGCATTTACAACACTCAAAGAAAGAGTCacttttgaaaaagaaatcaaaaaaagcAAATTTATTGCCATTTCTGGTCATATTCCAGACGAGGGTTCTGCTCAATCTTTCCTTTCTGAG GTACGAGATCCTAGAGCTACACATAATTGTTGGGCGTACAAG GTTGGAGAACAATATCGGACTAATGATGATGGCGAACCATCTGGTACTGCTGGCAAGCCAATACATTCTGCAATTGCATCCTCAGGATTGGATAGAATCATGGTTGTTATTATCAG GCACTTTGGAGGAATTAAACTTGGCACTGGAGGTCTAGTAAGAGCTTATGGAGGAGTAGCTGCAGAATGTTTGAGAAATGCTCCTACATGTCTCATAAAATCTAAA GTCCCGATGGGCTTGGAGGTTCCTTTTGAACTATTAGGAGTCTTATACCATCAG CTACAGTCTTTCCAGGCAGAAGATATCAAGCAGGATTATGATACCGGGAAAGATGGAGTCACCATGGTCACATTCAAAGTTGATTTTGACCGTGCACAAGGTTTAGAGGAAGCTATTAAGGCCAACTGCAGTCGTGACATTGTATTCTACAAACGCTAG
- the LOC129897948 gene encoding mitochondrial uncoupling protein 5, with translation MGVKGFVEGGIASIIAGCSTHPLDLIKVRMQLQGETPISAPATVQNLRPALAFHTGATNIHIPAPSVVAPPRVGPVAVGVKIIQQEGVAALFSGVSATVLRQTLYSTTRMGLYDMLKQKWTDPDTNIMPLSKKIVAGLIAGGIGAAVGNPADVAMVRMQADGRLPISQRRNYKSVIDAITQMSKSEGVTSLWRGSSLTVNRAMLVTASQLASYDQFKETILKKGLMKDGLGTHVTASFAAGFVAAVASNPVDVIKTRVMNMKVEPGMAPPYSGAIDCAMKTIKAEGPMALYKGFIPTISRQGPFTVVLFVTLEQVRKILKDF, from the coding sequence ATGGGTGTTAAAGGATTTGTTGAAGGAGGCATTGCTTCGATTATTGCTGGATGTAGTACCCACCCACTTGATTTAATCAAAGTCCGAATGCAGCTTCAGGGTGAAACCCCAATTTCAGCTCCGGCGACTGTTCAGAATCTCCGGCCAGCACTTGCTTTTCACACTGGTGCTACAAATATCCATATTCCGGCGCCATCGGTGGTTGCTCCGCCGCGTGTGGGACCGGTTGCTGTGGGTGTAAAGATCATCCAGCAAGAAGGAGTTGCTGCTTTATTCTCCGGTGTATCAGCGACTGTTCTCCGGCAGACACTTTACTCGACAACCAGGATGGGTTTATACGATATGCTGAAGCAGAAATGGACCGATCCGGATACCAACATCATGCCTTTATCGAAGAAGATCGTCGCTGGATTAATCGCCGGCGGGATCGGAGCTGCCGTCGGTAACCCCGCTGACGTGGCTATGGTCCGCATGCAAGCCGACGGCCGGCTTCCGATCTCTCAACGCCGCAACTACAAAAGCGTGATCGATGCAATTACTCAAATGAGTAAAAGCGAAGGGGTAACTAGCCTGTGGCGCGGCTCATCCCTTACGGTGAACCGTGCCATGCTAGTTACGGCATCTCAGCTAGCATCATACGATCAATTCAAAGAGACTATCCTCAAGAAGGGATTAATGAAAGACGGGCTTGGAACCCACGTGACAGCAAGCTTCGCCGCCGGATTTGTGGCCGCGGTGGCGTCGAATCCAGTGGATGTGATCAAGACACGTGTCATGAACATGAAGGTGGAGCCGGGAATGGCCCCACCGTATAGTGGGGCCATTGATTGTGCAATGAAAACTATCAAAGCTGAGGGGCCCATGGCACTTTATAAAGGGTTTATACCAACAATCTCAAGGCAAGGACCATTTACTGTGGTGCTCTTTGTCACACTGGAACAAGTTAGGAAAATACTCAAGGATTTTTAA
- the LOC129897964 gene encoding uncharacterized protein LOC129897964 isoform X1: MYNQRMQFDPVLGRKNDGLGFGIICGSKFQAGHLPSGVIRGSRTITVSASGGNDSGWGSDMDIGFDSDDEVYDGHYSVETSPQDDKFPNVGTLKSKDSFNKHIGNATNDELQKKMWNHLESVQPGHVVKCSSNSVASSKTTTSVPFSIGNKSASSWESNWKSSRQSLKLSKSDIPSAPPLGGSLHKCDQVAEQRKIFAADDISFPEISGCSVEMDEAKTYKTATAGSAKDGQSDPSGRAGGVPSNSSSALFPTYHAGGRGSWQGFVAYEACIRLCLHSWAKGCHEAPAFLENECASLRDAFGARQVLLQSEEELLRKRSLELVSEGASMKPKKTFGKLKVQVRKVKMALDPPTGCSFSTLKPPKVKLEAIRAQLSNVKSTLSSEWGAIRKVRVAPRIPPNGSLSHQSLAYLHAGTRYVKDVSGILKLGVTTLRSHSASYEVVPETYFCSLRLKSLPEEDTVKMQAGSAETHLFLPEGLGDDLIVEVHDSKGNYCGRAFAQVADIADDPGDKLRWWSIYHEPEHELVGRVQLYINYSTSPDENSNTKCGPVAETVAYDSVLEAAMKVQQFQQRNLLLHGAWRWLVTEFASYYGVSDAYTRLRYLTYVMDVATPTADCLNLVYDLLLPVVSKTKNSLSHQENRILGEISEKIELIVALVFENYKSLDESLPSGMNDVFKSATRVAAPALSPALKLYSLLNDILSPEAQLKLCRYFQTAAKKRSRRHLAETDEFVSNNNDNILMDPMARSTAYHKMVSLCSNIRNEVCTDMEINNQNILPSFLDLPNLSSSIYSAELCSRLRAFLVACPPTGPSSPVAELIVTTADLQKDFSAWNISPVKGGVDAKELFHPYITLWIKEKRLALLELCKPDKIKWPCVDTQHSTTPFVDDIYDRLKETLAEYDAVIRRWPEYLFSLETAIADVEKAVIETLDRQYADVLSPLKENIMPIKLGLKYVQKITKGTVSPFVVCKELGILLNSMKRMLDVLRPQIELQFKSWGSCLPDGGHVTPGERISEITVMLRTKFRGYMQAIMDKLVENTRMHSPTKLKKIIQDAKEGTQESDLRVRIQPLKDLLDNAIEQLHMVFETQVFIIICRGYWDRMGQDVLKFLEERKDNRSWYKASRVAVSILDDIFASGMQKYLGNALQEKDLEPPRSIADVRSMLCKDAVNDNDNNYFY, from the exons atgtataatcAGAGGATGCAATTTGATCCGGTTCTTGGCCGAAAAAATGATGGATTGGGCTTTGGAATAATATGTGGTTCTAAGTTTCAAGCTGGGCATTTGCCATCTGGTGTTATTCGTGGTTCAAGAACTATAACTGTGAGTGCTAGTGGTGGTAATGATAGTGGGTGGGGATCGGATATGGATATCGGGTTTGATTCGGATGATGAGGTTTATGATGGACATTACTCTGTTGAAACTTCACCCCAAGATGATAAGTTTCCGAATGTTGGTACTTTAAAGAGCAAGGATTCTTTCAATAAACATATTGGTAATGCCACCAATGATGAACTTCAGAAGAAAATGTGGAACCATTTAGAGAGTGTGCAACCCGGTCATGTAGTTAAATGTTCATCAAATTCTGTTGCAAGTTCTAAAACTACAACTTCAGTGCCATTTTCAATCGGTAACAAGAGTGCCTCATCCTGGGAGTCGAATTGGAAGTCTTCTAGACAG AGCCTGAAGTTGTCCAAAAGTGATATTCCCAGTGCACCCCCGTTAGGTGGTTCATTACACAAATGCGATCAAGTTGCTGAGCAGCGTAAAATCTTTGCGGCAGATGATATCTCCTTCCCAGAAATATCAGGTTGTTCTGTAGAAATGGATGAAGCTAAAACATATAAAACTGCAACCGCAGGTTCTGCAAAAGATGGACAGTCTGATCCATCTGGAAG GGCTGGTGGTGTACCTTCTAATTCTTCATCTGCCCTCTTTCCAACATATCATGCGGG TGGACGAGGTAGTTGGCAAGGTTTCGTTGCTTATGAGGCATGTATTCGACTTTGTCTTCATTCATGGGCAAAGGGTTGCCACGAGGCTCCAGCTTTCTTGGAAAATGAGTGTGCCTCATTGAGAGATGCTTTTGG CGCAAGGCAAGTGTTGTTACAGTCGGAGGAAGAACTGTTGAGGAAAAGGTCCTTGGAACTCGTCAGCGAGGGAGCCTCGATGAAGCCAAAGAAAACTTTTGGCAAGCTGAAAGTACAAG TGCGAAAAGTGAAAATGGCATTGGACCCGCCCACAGGCTGCAGCTTTTCCACTCTGAAACCACCAAAAGTAAAACTGGAGGCTATACGTGCTCAGTTGTCCAATGTGAAATCGACCCTCAGTTCTGAATGGGGAGCCATACGAAAAGTACGCGTGGCTCCAAGGATTCCTCCAAATGGTTCTTTATCGCATCAAAGCTTGGCATACCTTCATGCCGGTACTCGTTATGTAAAAGACGTTTCTGGGATTTTGAAACTTGGTGTAACTACTTTACGAAGCCATTCAGCATCATATGAAGTAGTTCCAG AGACATACTTTTGTTCGTTGAGATTGAAAAGTTTACCTGAAGAGGATACAGTGAAAATGCAAGCTGGATCCGCTGAAACACATCTATT CTTACCTGAGGGGCTGGGGGATGACTTAATTGTTGAAGTACATGACTCAAAGGGAAACTACTGCGGCCGTGCATTTGCTCAGGTTGCTGATATTGCTGATGATCCG GGAGACAAACTCCGTTGGTGGTCCATATATCATGAACCAGAGCATGAACTTGTTGGAAGAGTGCAACtatacataaattattcaaCTAGTCCTGATGAAAATAGCAACACTAAG TGTGGTCCAGTTGCAGAAACCGTTGCATATGATTCTGTTTTGGAAGCAGCAATGAAAGTTCAACAGTTTCAGCAGAGAAATTTGTTGCTCCATGGTGCTTGGAGGTGGTTAGTAACTGAATTTGCATCATACTACGGAGTCTCGGATGCATATACAAGACTAAG ATATCTTACTTATGTCATGGATGTTGCTACGCCCACAGCGGACTGTCTGAATTTGGTATACGATTTGCTGCTGCCCGTGGTCTCTAAGACCAAGAATAGCCTAAGTCATCAAGAG AATCGTATTTTAGGAGAAATTTCTGAAAAGATCGAGCTGATTGTTGCTCTAGTTTTCGAGAACTACAAGTCTTTAGACGAATCGTTGCCATCAGGGATGAACGATGTGTTCAAATCTGCTACTAGAGTTGCTGCTCCTGCTCTGTCTCCTGCGTTGAAGCTGTATAGTCTTCTTAATGATATTCTTTCTCCAGAGGCCCAGTTGAAACTATGCAGATATTTTCAG ACTGCTGCGAAGAAAAGATCCAGAAGACACTTGGCAGAAACAGATGAATTTGTCTCCAACAACAATGACAACATATTGATGGATCCTATGGCTCGCTCCACCGCTTACCATAAGATGGTATCACTTTGTTCGAATATCAGAAATGAAGTTTGCACAGACATGGAGATCAATAATCAAAATATACTTCCGAG TTTCCTAGACCTCCCAAATCTTTCTTCATCCATATACTCCGCGGAGCTATGTAGTAGATTGCGTGCATTCCTTGTTGCATGTCCTCCCACTGGTCCCTCATCTCCTGTAGCAGAACTCATTGTCACAACAGCTGATCTTCAGAAGGATTTTAGTGCCTGGAACATCAG TCCTGTCAAAGGTGGAGTTGATGCAAAGGAGTTGTTCCATCCATACATTACCCTCTGGATCAAGGAGAAGCGTCTTGCTTTACTCGAATTGTGTAAACCTGACAAG ATAAAATGGCCCTGTGTAGATACACAGCACTCAACAACTCCTTTTGTTGATGATATCTATGACCGACTGAAGGAGACATTAGCTGAATATGATGCTGTCATAAGACGCTGGCCTGAATACCTTTTCTCGTTGGAAACT GCTATAGCAGATGTAGAAAAGGCGGTTATTGAAACTTTGGACAGACAGTATGCGGATGTTTTATCTCCATTAAAGGAGAATATAATGCCCATTAAATTAGGTCTCAAGTATGTCCAGAAAATCACCAAAGGCACAGTAAGTCCGTTTGTAGTCTGCAAAGAG CTGGGAATTCTTTTGAATTCCATGAAGAGAATGCTGGATGTTCTACGGCCTCAGATAGAACTGCAATTCAAGTCATGGGGTTCTTGCCTGCCAGATGGTGGACATGTCACTCCAGGGGAGCGTATCAGTGAAATTACAGTTATGTTGAGAACCAAATTCAGAGGTTATATGCAAGCAATCATGGATAAACTGGTGGAAAAT ACAAGAATGCATAGTCCCACTAAACTGAAGAAGATAATCCAAGATGCTAAGGAAGGTACACAGGAATCTGATTTACGAGTTAGGATTCAGCCATTGAAGGATCTGCTGGATAATGCAATTGAGCAACTTCATATGGTATTTGAGACACAAGTTTTCATAATTATTTGCCGAGGCTACTGGGATCGGATGGGGCAG GATGTGTTAAAGTTTTTGGAAGAGAGGAAAGACAATAGATCTTGGTACAAAGCGTCGCGAGTTGCAGTATCT ATTTTAGACGACATATTTGCATCAGGAATGCAAAAGTATCTAGGCAATGCACTTCAAGAGAAAGACTTGGAACCGCCTAGATCTATTGCAGATGTTCGATCCATGCTCTGTAAAGACGCTGTGAATGACAACGACAACAACTACTTCTATTAA
- the LOC129897964 gene encoding uncharacterized protein LOC129897964 isoform X2 produces the protein MYNQRMQFDPVLGRKNDGLGFGIICGSKFQAGHLPSGVIRGSRTITVSASGGNDSGWGSDMDIGFDSDDEVYDGHYSVETSPQDDKFPNVGTLKSKDSFNKHIGNATNDELQKKMWNHLESVQPGHVVKCSSNSVASSKTTTSVPFSIGNKSASSWESNWKSSRQSLKLSKSDIPSAPPLGGSLHKCDQVAEQRKIFAADDISFPEISGCSVEMDEAKTYKTATAGSAKDGQSDPSGRAGGVPSNSSSALFPTYHAGGRGSWQGFVAYEACIRLCLHSWAKGCHEAPAFLENECASLRDAFGARQVLLQSEEELLRKRSLELVSEGASMKPKKTFGKLKVQVRKVKMALDPPTGCSFSTLKPPKVKLEAIRAQLSNVKSTLSSEWGAIRKVRVAPRIPPNGSLSHQSLAYLHAGTRYVKDVSGILKLGVTTLRSHSASYEVVPETYFCSLRLKSLPEEDTVKMQAGSAETHLFLPEGLGDDLIVEVHDSKGNYCGRAFAQVADIADDPGDKLRWWSIYHEPEHELVGRVQLYINYSTSPDENSNTKCGPVAETVAYDSVLEAAMKVQQFQQRNLLLHGAWRWLVTEFASYYGVSDAYTRLRYLTYVMDVATPTADCLNLVYDLLLPVVSKTKNSLSHQENRILGEISEKIELIVALVFENYKSLDESLPSGMNDVFKSATRVAAPALSPALKLYSLLNDILSPEAQLKLCRYFQTAAKKRSRRHLAETDEFVSNNNDNILMDPMARSTAYHKMVSLCSNIRNEVCTDMEINNQNILPSFLDLPNLSSSIYSAELCSRLRAFLVACPPTGPSSPVAELIVTTADLQKDFSAWNISPVKGGVDAKELFHPYITLWIKEKRLALLELCKPDKIKWPCVDTQHSTTPFVDDIYDRLKETLAEYDAVIRRWPEYLFSLETLGILLNSMKRMLDVLRPQIELQFKSWGSCLPDGGHVTPGERISEITVMLRTKFRGYMQAIMDKLVENTRMHSPTKLKKIIQDAKEGTQESDLRVRIQPLKDLLDNAIEQLHMVFETQVFIIICRGYWDRMGQDVLKFLEERKDNRSWYKASRVAVSILDDIFASGMQKYLGNALQEKDLEPPRSIADVRSMLCKDAVNDNDNNYFY, from the exons atgtataatcAGAGGATGCAATTTGATCCGGTTCTTGGCCGAAAAAATGATGGATTGGGCTTTGGAATAATATGTGGTTCTAAGTTTCAAGCTGGGCATTTGCCATCTGGTGTTATTCGTGGTTCAAGAACTATAACTGTGAGTGCTAGTGGTGGTAATGATAGTGGGTGGGGATCGGATATGGATATCGGGTTTGATTCGGATGATGAGGTTTATGATGGACATTACTCTGTTGAAACTTCACCCCAAGATGATAAGTTTCCGAATGTTGGTACTTTAAAGAGCAAGGATTCTTTCAATAAACATATTGGTAATGCCACCAATGATGAACTTCAGAAGAAAATGTGGAACCATTTAGAGAGTGTGCAACCCGGTCATGTAGTTAAATGTTCATCAAATTCTGTTGCAAGTTCTAAAACTACAACTTCAGTGCCATTTTCAATCGGTAACAAGAGTGCCTCATCCTGGGAGTCGAATTGGAAGTCTTCTAGACAG AGCCTGAAGTTGTCCAAAAGTGATATTCCCAGTGCACCCCCGTTAGGTGGTTCATTACACAAATGCGATCAAGTTGCTGAGCAGCGTAAAATCTTTGCGGCAGATGATATCTCCTTCCCAGAAATATCAGGTTGTTCTGTAGAAATGGATGAAGCTAAAACATATAAAACTGCAACCGCAGGTTCTGCAAAAGATGGACAGTCTGATCCATCTGGAAG GGCTGGTGGTGTACCTTCTAATTCTTCATCTGCCCTCTTTCCAACATATCATGCGGG TGGACGAGGTAGTTGGCAAGGTTTCGTTGCTTATGAGGCATGTATTCGACTTTGTCTTCATTCATGGGCAAAGGGTTGCCACGAGGCTCCAGCTTTCTTGGAAAATGAGTGTGCCTCATTGAGAGATGCTTTTGG CGCAAGGCAAGTGTTGTTACAGTCGGAGGAAGAACTGTTGAGGAAAAGGTCCTTGGAACTCGTCAGCGAGGGAGCCTCGATGAAGCCAAAGAAAACTTTTGGCAAGCTGAAAGTACAAG TGCGAAAAGTGAAAATGGCATTGGACCCGCCCACAGGCTGCAGCTTTTCCACTCTGAAACCACCAAAAGTAAAACTGGAGGCTATACGTGCTCAGTTGTCCAATGTGAAATCGACCCTCAGTTCTGAATGGGGAGCCATACGAAAAGTACGCGTGGCTCCAAGGATTCCTCCAAATGGTTCTTTATCGCATCAAAGCTTGGCATACCTTCATGCCGGTACTCGTTATGTAAAAGACGTTTCTGGGATTTTGAAACTTGGTGTAACTACTTTACGAAGCCATTCAGCATCATATGAAGTAGTTCCAG AGACATACTTTTGTTCGTTGAGATTGAAAAGTTTACCTGAAGAGGATACAGTGAAAATGCAAGCTGGATCCGCTGAAACACATCTATT CTTACCTGAGGGGCTGGGGGATGACTTAATTGTTGAAGTACATGACTCAAAGGGAAACTACTGCGGCCGTGCATTTGCTCAGGTTGCTGATATTGCTGATGATCCG GGAGACAAACTCCGTTGGTGGTCCATATATCATGAACCAGAGCATGAACTTGTTGGAAGAGTGCAACtatacataaattattcaaCTAGTCCTGATGAAAATAGCAACACTAAG TGTGGTCCAGTTGCAGAAACCGTTGCATATGATTCTGTTTTGGAAGCAGCAATGAAAGTTCAACAGTTTCAGCAGAGAAATTTGTTGCTCCATGGTGCTTGGAGGTGGTTAGTAACTGAATTTGCATCATACTACGGAGTCTCGGATGCATATACAAGACTAAG ATATCTTACTTATGTCATGGATGTTGCTACGCCCACAGCGGACTGTCTGAATTTGGTATACGATTTGCTGCTGCCCGTGGTCTCTAAGACCAAGAATAGCCTAAGTCATCAAGAG AATCGTATTTTAGGAGAAATTTCTGAAAAGATCGAGCTGATTGTTGCTCTAGTTTTCGAGAACTACAAGTCTTTAGACGAATCGTTGCCATCAGGGATGAACGATGTGTTCAAATCTGCTACTAGAGTTGCTGCTCCTGCTCTGTCTCCTGCGTTGAAGCTGTATAGTCTTCTTAATGATATTCTTTCTCCAGAGGCCCAGTTGAAACTATGCAGATATTTTCAG ACTGCTGCGAAGAAAAGATCCAGAAGACACTTGGCAGAAACAGATGAATTTGTCTCCAACAACAATGACAACATATTGATGGATCCTATGGCTCGCTCCACCGCTTACCATAAGATGGTATCACTTTGTTCGAATATCAGAAATGAAGTTTGCACAGACATGGAGATCAATAATCAAAATATACTTCCGAG TTTCCTAGACCTCCCAAATCTTTCTTCATCCATATACTCCGCGGAGCTATGTAGTAGATTGCGTGCATTCCTTGTTGCATGTCCTCCCACTGGTCCCTCATCTCCTGTAGCAGAACTCATTGTCACAACAGCTGATCTTCAGAAGGATTTTAGTGCCTGGAACATCAG TCCTGTCAAAGGTGGAGTTGATGCAAAGGAGTTGTTCCATCCATACATTACCCTCTGGATCAAGGAGAAGCGTCTTGCTTTACTCGAATTGTGTAAACCTGACAAG ATAAAATGGCCCTGTGTAGATACACAGCACTCAACAACTCCTTTTGTTGATGATATCTATGACCGACTGAAGGAGACATTAGCTGAATATGATGCTGTCATAAGACGCTGGCCTGAATACCTTTTCTCGTTGGAAACT CTGGGAATTCTTTTGAATTCCATGAAGAGAATGCTGGATGTTCTACGGCCTCAGATAGAACTGCAATTCAAGTCATGGGGTTCTTGCCTGCCAGATGGTGGACATGTCACTCCAGGGGAGCGTATCAGTGAAATTACAGTTATGTTGAGAACCAAATTCAGAGGTTATATGCAAGCAATCATGGATAAACTGGTGGAAAAT ACAAGAATGCATAGTCCCACTAAACTGAAGAAGATAATCCAAGATGCTAAGGAAGGTACACAGGAATCTGATTTACGAGTTAGGATTCAGCCATTGAAGGATCTGCTGGATAATGCAATTGAGCAACTTCATATGGTATTTGAGACACAAGTTTTCATAATTATTTGCCGAGGCTACTGGGATCGGATGGGGCAG GATGTGTTAAAGTTTTTGGAAGAGAGGAAAGACAATAGATCTTGGTACAAAGCGTCGCGAGTTGCAGTATCT ATTTTAGACGACATATTTGCATCAGGAATGCAAAAGTATCTAGGCAATGCACTTCAAGAGAAAGACTTGGAACCGCCTAGATCTATTGCAGATGTTCGATCCATGCTCTGTAAAGACGCTGTGAATGACAACGACAACAACTACTTCTATTAA
- the LOC129897990 gene encoding uncharacterized protein LOC129897990, giving the protein MELCIPQTFSNLPNYKLINRAHLQWRPSLLLKKPPKSRFNSGLFYHRGSAIRAKSETEAYELYVPPAVEEKDNGTVGSKSETEAYELYVPPTVEEKDDGAVKNEASVEDSRNDKDTDAYASLTYEPPDGTVQNEAPIEDSSKDKEADAYASLTYEPPKIEEKDDGAVQNGAPIEDSRNDKETDAYAALIYEPPKVEEKDDGAVQDEAPIEDTSKDKETDAYASLNYEPPKVEEKDDAAVQNEAPIDDSSKDKETDAYASLSYEPPKVEERDDGAVQAEAPIEDSALDFESQLSKFFDTLNIKYDPEDSSSLILFGGAALTALWLTTSIVGAIDSVPLFPKLLELVGLGYTLWFTARYLLFKKNRDEFAAKIEELKQAVLGSRDD; this is encoded by the exons ATGGAGCTTTGTATACCTCAAACCTTCTCGAATCTTCCAAACTACAAGCTTATTAATCGAGCTCATCTCCAATGGAGACCCTCTCTCTTACTCAAAAAACCCCCAAAATCTCGATTCAATTCAG GATTATTTTACCATAGAGGCTCAGCTATAAGAGCAAAATCAGAGACAGAGGCTTATGAGTTATATGTACCTCCTGCGGTTGAAGAGAAAGACAATGGCACTGTTGGATCAAAATCAGAGACAGAGGCTTATGAGTTATATGTACCTCCTACGGTTGAAGAAAAAGATGATGGAGCTGTGAAGAATGAAGCATCAGTAGAGGATTCTAGGAATGACAAAGACACGGATGCTTATGCGTCTTTGACATATGAACCTCCTGATGGAACTGTTCAGAATGAAGCACCAATTGAAGACTCTAGTAAAGACAAAGAGGCGGATGCTTATGCGTCTTTGACATATGAACCTcctaaaattgaagagaaagaTGATGGAGCTGTTCAGAATGGAGCACCAATAGAAGATTCTAGGAATGACAAAGAGACGGATGCTTATGCAGCTTTGATATATGAACCTCCTAAAGTTGAAGAGAAAGACGATGGAGCTGTTCAGGATGAAGCACCGATAGAAGATACTAGTAAAGACAAAGAGACGGATGCTTATGCATCTTTGAACTATGAACCTCCTAAAGTTGAAGAGAAAGATGATGCAGCTGTTCAGAATGAAGCACCAATTGACGATTCTAGTAAAGACAAAGAGACAGATGCTTATGCGTCCTTGTCATATGAACCTCCCAAAGTTGAAGAGAGAGACGATGGGGCTGTTCAAGCTGAAGCACCAATAGAAGATTCTGCTTTGGATTTTGAATCGCAATTGTCCAAGTTCTTTGACACGCTAAATATTAAG TATGATCCTGAAGATTCCTCTTCACTTATCCTATTTGGTGGTGCTGCTCTCACTGCTCTTTGGTTGACAACTTCAATTGTTGGAGCCATTGATTCTGTTCCTCTG TTTCCTAAATTACTGGAATTGGTGGGTCTTGGCTACACTCTCTGGTTCACTGCCCGTTATCTACTTTTCAAG AAGAATAGAGATGAGTTTGCTGCTAAAATTGAAGAGCTTAAGCAGGCGGTATTAGGTTCTAGAGATGATTAA